From Hirundo rustica isolate bHirRus1 unplaced genomic scaffold, bHirRus1.pri.v3 scaffold_469_arrow_ctg1, whole genome shotgun sequence:
CTCactcaggttcatctccccacaccaacacccTGGGGGTGCTgacgcctgctctgggcagtgcaaacaggggctcctgagccagtgctgctgtgtctgtgcctgcaaggatgtggcacctgtgtgagctgggggagaggccagggctgcagaggggggatgttgttggcaggtgcatgaggacgctctgggacgctgccctggggtgtccagcgcagtggggatggatcagcccctgctctgctgctccttcccgtCTCCCCCAGggaccttgcagagccccagccatgctgtttgcccccagcctgcccacggccaccctggggctgctcacggggcttttctctgctgagcattggcctgggcgtgttctggagagagcctgggcaaggagcctggagcccccaggccctgccctgaggcgtcagcgctgccccagcagtgcccatggcctgtccctgctgcagccccggcactgccacccccagcactgtgcccggccccgagagcactcaggccctacagcaacaccagggccaggagggcagcggggcaggggcacgggagcagcactggcaacaccaagtgctgctgctcctgggcacagctgctgtgccagcactgatctgccccagctctgcacacagacattgctgctgcagctgcagagaagggaacaaaagggggatctctgcagaaaacttggCTGGAAAATCTCTTAGTTCTTTTATGGCCTCCATGAGTTCAGCCCCTTATTGACACAGTCTGTGGccacagggaaggtggagagaaacaaaatgagaaatggcacAATGACATTTCTTTGTGGACAAGATTAAAGAattgaaacaaagaaaaagatcctccaaaataaaccaacaagaaatatcaaaaattacttttattacaAGTGATTTTCAGAATTTTGTCAGCAGTTTAATGTTCCTGAAAGCATCCAGTCATCagtctccacactgcagccttgagctcctggttcctcaggctgtagatcACAGGGTTCAGAGCTGGAGGCACCAGCGTGTACAGAACTGACAGagccagatccagggatggggaggagatggaggggggcttcagATGGGCAAACATGACAGTGCTGAGGAACAGAGAgaccacagccaggtgagggaggcaggtggaaaaggctttgtgccgtcccttctcagaggggatcctcagcacagccctgaagatttgcacataggagaaaacaatgaacacaaaacaaccaaGTCCTAAACAGACACTAACTGCAATGAGCCCAAGTCCCCTGAGGTTTGAAtgtgagcaggagagcttgaggatctgtgggatttcacagaagaactggcccagggcattgccatggcacaggggcagggaaaatgtattggctgTGTGCATGAGAGCAttgagaaaggcactggcccaggcagctgctgccatgtgggcacaagctctgctgcccaggagggtcccgtagtgcaggggtttgcagatggacacgtaGCGGTCATAGCACATGATGGTCAGGAGAGAAAACTCTGCTGAggtgaaaaaggcaaaaaaaaatacttgggcagcacatcctgtgtaggagatggacctggtgtcccagagggaattgtgcatggctttggggacagtggtgaggatggagcccaggtcggtgagggccaggttgagcaggaagaagaacatgggcgtgtgcaggtggtggccgcaggctacggcgctgatgatgaggccgttgcccaggagggcagccagggagatgcccaggaagaggcagaagtgcaggagctgcagctgccgcgtgtctgccaatggcagcaggaggaagtggctgatggagctgctgttggacatttcATCACTCTGGCCATGGAGTTCTGTTGAAGGAGGACACAGTGATAAGTCAAGGCAGACACTGCTGAGTAATGTCCAAGTCCctttctcccagcccttcccctgatgctctgtgccacccagttttccttttctcagagcCCTTCCTTCAGCCCcgtgcctggagctctgctgggatctggcCCCATTGCTGTGAtgagcaggggctctgcccatGGACACCGAggggtcagctctgctctgcagcactggggtcatgggaacagggacaggggccaGTCCTGGGGTTGGACTTCATCAGCCCAAACTgctcctgaggcagaggagcttggcagcatctcctgtgccagggctaaGGAACGGTGATGGCCAAAGGCAGTTGGAGAGggtttcctgctgtgcccagggagatcAGAGAGAACTGTGCAAGGCAAGAGCACTGGCTGTAACTCAGTGAAgggtgaggggagctgctctgtcgCTCCACTGTTTCCCAGATCTCcaaggcagagggagctgggacaccacATTTGCAGTGTCTTGGCATGGGGATCTGTAAAAAATGTAATGGATTAGTTTGGTCTGGAGAGGACTTTCAATATCCCAGTACAGCTTGGTGGCACTTTCCCAccactgcctgcccagggctctgctgcctggagctgtccctgcctgcagctgcttccctgtgcccagggctgggccctgccagtgctgccagagcccagcccagccctgggggctcagctctgccctgcagagccctcccagctcaggcactgcccaggggcagctctggctctgcaggctctgatggCAACGTCAGAGCAAccctgaggaggctggaaaagtgACACTGATGCTGCCTGCAAGACACTCTCTGCTGATTTCTGTCACTGCCTGGTGTATTAAGGTCAGagagaaaattgttttatttttctcatcctGAACTTAGAGATGAATATCAATGTGCAATTTTCCAACCAGGCAACACAGAACAGTAGAttaaaaaagcaggattttcccATTTATGCAACCCCTGCCTTGCTGTGCTCCTTGTATAATCTAGTTGGAAATGTTCTGGAGTTAAATGTCATGCTGGGAGCAGTCCTGAACAATGCAGCATCCTCACCACACAAGGAGAACCCTTCCACGCCTTACCAGCTGTCTCATTCCACCCAGATCTTGTcccccagtgctgggagcagctcccagggctggctgagagctgtccctggcaggcagcagagtccctgccccagcacagcaccctgggctgcaggaccctgctctgcaggacagccctgggcacccctggctgctctccacaAGAGATAATCAGAGAATGTACTCACAGAGTCTGTAGGCATTGGGATGTTGCAGCTTtaggagatccctgcaggagctgcagctgccttgtcctgcagccagaggttcCTGTGTCAAGGGCTGGGAGTGATTCTCCCGCAGTCacttctcagctccttcccagccctgagtgattgaagctctctgtgcctgtgtgctgtgcccggggtggctgcaggcagtgccccagccctgctgggctaGGAGAAGTGCTGCTCATTaagagaaatgtgtttttaagcTCTTCtaggctgccaggagctgcctctgtgccaggagcccggcccagctcagcagcacagacacagcacaaggactttaatgACCCTCTCGGGCTTTGTGCTGAGGCCCTGAACATCAGTccctgagagggagctgaagaaacctctcaagaattccaagtcagaatccaactccaaagtttcttgaagttttaatgggtcccactgagggacaggacagagaaagtgtccccaggccccaggcagagcagagaactggaggcagtgatgacaggtggggacaaagagaagccaagtcttggtgtcctggggcacagcagcctctgtgccaccaagggctgtgaggagacaccttgtcctgaggccctggggcctcctggcacagccccagcaaggctgggcactgtcagccccttgtgctgccctcagcatccccctcacatcccagtggcctcaaggatctgctggaaggagtccctggggagccttggtcagcaatggccctggggggctcctgaatgctcccagggactgcaggtttttcaaaggactttgggatttgcttttgccttggggtctctgagaggtttgtgcaatcatggcctCCAATTATCTGCTTTAATTAGTCCCTTGAGAGGCTTTGTCAGGAAcaacactcagtggggctcaaTAATACTTCAAGGTACTTCAGATATTTTAAGGTACTTGGTGTTTCCCTTTTAAAACCGACTCTATGAGAAAGACTCTGCAATCATGGCTGAAATTATCTACTTTAACTAGTCCCTTGGGATTCTTAGTCAGTATAAAGTCTCAGTGGAGCTCATTAATACTTCAGGATACTCAAAGTTTATTAAGGAACTTTTTTTTGACATTGAGTCTGAGAGGTCTGTGCAATCATGGCCTCCAATTATCTGCTCTGAGTCTCTTGAGAGCTTTGCACTGACACTCAATGGGTCTCATTAATACTTTGAGATACTCAAGGTGTTTAAGGTGCTTtggattttccttcccacactgagtctctgagaggtttttatacagtcctgACCTCCAGTTCTCTCCTTCACAGACTCCATGAGGAGCCTGTGTTGGGGATGGACCTCAGTGGGACCCACTGATGCATTGagacactttgggtttttcttctgactctgactgctggaaaggtttgtgcaatctcctctcaGGCCCTGAGGTTCCAGGACTCAACACCAAATGCACCACAGGGCTCATTAGGCGAAAGCAAGTCCTGACAAACCATGgctgtgccttgatttccctctggtcTGGTGCAGTTCATTTGGAAGTCTTTTTTCCTAGACTTATGGAGAAATCTTTCAAAGAGCTTCTAAGAAATATGGATTTCTATTTTCATGAATGAATATTTCCCTTTAGAGCAGAGGTGATTCCAGCATTCAGTGACTGATATTGATCCAGGGTCTCTCCCAAGGAGTTCTGCCCTggtcagagaagctgtgacttgAGGTGTGACCCAGTGTGGACAACATTGCTCCACATCCCCCAACCCCATCCTGTCTCTCCTCACTCACTTGGGACCTGCTTTGCTCATAGAACTGGCTGCACTCAGACAAAAAagtggtttttcttctttaactttAGCAATCTAAACTTTTGAGTTTCCCTGTTGAAAACAGACACCCTCctctgctggagctcctggctctttcctgctccaaggtCAGGGCAAATAAAACTTGGTAGACATTATTTTTGAAGTCTCACTCGGAAATTTATTATCCTTATCTATTACAAACTCTCGAGATGTGAGCTCTCTTTAACAAGTCAAGGAAGTGAGCCTAAAATGGTGTCTATTCAGTGCTATTTAAGTCCCAATTATCTAATAAACAGTTGACATCTATTTATACTTCTAATCCAATTATGATCACCCGAAACCCACAATGCGGACTTCTTTCAcctaattacagaaaaccagcCAGATTCAGAaataagaaggaagaaggtggtGCAAAAAAGACAACTAATGCACACCCAAAGTTCTCCATCTTGGCTCTCATATGTCACCCTACACTAAAATCCCAAATgtaagtttttcaccctgtgagatcacacatCACCACTCACACAACACACCCACAACCCCCGTGCTATCACACAATCTCGGAAGCCTGTTCCAAGACCTCAAGTCAAATGTGGTGCTTATCTAAGGGCCAGCACCCCTTAGctcagaaagcctgaaattttcagcctcACAGGTTCCAATACTCCTCAAGTGTGTGCCAAGCCCAAGGTGCCACcaagagcactgcagccctgccctgggccaggagagagggtggatcatcatcccaacctgccctgggccattgcaaggggctgtggccatggacactgcactgaccccactgctggctttggatccctcatcccttcaagtttccttggaaagcaccccaaggacccatttctgcagccaggttccatggccaggggggatgtggggggctgcaggtggtcaatgccccatccctggaaacattcaagtccagctgggacagggctctgaacaacctgatctggtgaaagatgtccctgctcatcccaggcctggacaagaggcctgagtgaggcctgaacagcaggccctgagccaaaggtgaCCTCTGCATCAACCTTCCAACCAAAGGTTATCTTTGTATCTGCTCATTAGTGAAATATGCATGGTCATTAGCACTGTGACAGATGTATCCACTCATTAGTGAGACATGTATTGacctttctgtgtttagaaGCCAGAGAAGGCCATGAA
This genomic window contains:
- the LOC120748051 gene encoding olfactory receptor 14J1-like, whose amino-acid sequence is MSNSSSISHFLLLPLADTRQLQLLHFCLFLGISLAALLGNGLIISAVACGHHLHTPMFFFLLNLALTDLGSILTTVPKAMHNSLWDTRSISYTGCAAQVFFFAFFTSAEFSLLTIMCYDRYVSICKPLHYGTLLGSRACAHMAAAAWASAFLNALMHTANTFSLPLCHGNALGQFFCEIPQILKLSCSHSNLRGLGLIAVSVCLGLGCFVFIVFSYVQIFRAVLRIPSEKGRHKAFSTCLPHLAVVSLFLSTVMFAHLKPPSISSPSLDLALSVLYTLVPPALNPVIYSLRNQELKAAVWRLMTGCFQEH